The Podospora pseudopauciseta strain CBS 411.78 chromosome 2 map unlocalized CBS411.78m_2, whole genome shotgun sequence genome has a window encoding:
- a CDS encoding uncharacterized protein (COG:K; EggNog:ENOG503P7HQ) produces MDEPTHYFDQCLDELEERPAYQTPDNVGEQPMELNFASYDDKLGFEPSPSQDDPHPDIDLGGPSFDWPVGTTMDPNAGQKLFVDPGLYHPDPDGEDIKADMQILSMEMSRPSTQRSSSSKSQSNRASKSGSTSTDITLPEDALQSHAPNKKRKTRKNKKEANMEQDEHKRNKFLERNRIAASKCREKKKVFVSELEEAKVGLETQHAALQMEFNGLVHEVGQLKHHLLTHSKCNDPNIDRWLNNEARRYVQTSNELFGAGFTFGQPTTGVSQPPVLTPASPRSRNPSIASSQYQLQAGMTGFEGLTGGPGSTSGSDRQGSIAYPPGESLFWAAATPTGGGCCGDGGGGFLLPA; encoded by the coding sequence ATGGATGAGCCCACCCACTACTTTGATCAATGCCTGGACGAGTTAGAAGAGAGGCCTGCCTATCAAACACCAGACAATGTCGGTGAGCAACCCATGGAGCTCAATTTTGCATCATACGACGACAAGCTAGGCTTCGaaccctctccatcccaaGATGACCCCCATCCAGATATCGACTTGGGCGGTCCATCATTCGACTGGCCAGTCGGCACCACCATGGATCCCAACGCTGGTCAAAAACTTTTCGTCGACCCAGGTCTCTACCATCCAGACCCCGACGGCGAAGACATCAAAGCCGATATGCAGATTCTCTCCATGGAGATGTCCCGCCCATCCACCCAACGAAGCTCATCCAGCAAATCGCAGTCGAACCGAGCCTCCAAGTCGGGGAGCACTTCCACCGACATCACCCTCCCAGAAGACGCCCTTCAAAGTCATGCACCAAATAAGAAGCGAAAGACTCGAAAAAATAAGAAGGAGGCCAATATGGAGCAAGATGAACACAAACGCAACAAGTTTCTCGAACGGAACCGCATCGCGGCTAGCAAGTGccgagaaaagaaaaaggtctTTGTCTCGGAACTCGAAGAGGCCAAGGTTGGGCTTGAAACCCAGCATGCGGCCCTCCAGATGGAATTCAATGGCTTGGTACACGAGGTCGGCCAGCTAAAGCATCACTTGCTGACACACTCCAAATGCAACGATCCGAACATTGACCGGTGGCTGAACAACGAGGCGCGGAGGTATGTGCAGACCAGCAACGAGTTATTCGGAGCCGGGTTCACCTTCGGACAGCCAACAACAGGGGTGAGCCAACCTCCGGTTCTGACACCGGCATCACCACGGAGCAGGAATCCGAGCATCGCTTCGAGTCAGTACCAACTCCAGGCGGGGATGACGGGGTTTGAGGGATTGACGGGAGGGCCGGGGAGCACGTCGGGGAGTGACCGGCAGGGGAGCATTGCTTATCCTCCTGGTGAGTCTCTGTTTTGGGCAGCGGCCACGCCgacgggtggtggttgctgcggcgacgggggaggtgggttcCTGTTGCCGGCCTAG
- a CDS encoding uncharacterized protein (EggNog:ENOG503P74S; COG:S) translates to MDEHPSRRWGQCQPFYHSGCFVTVIVFVWLDRDASRVCLLTIRKTLSSLCPYLLQSDQFPNALQAAKVKTLKLSSPIFWGAGMLANAKCCIPAKSSTTTPPKKPGLARKYTSIRNFRPPINTKHHHHQTLRPQPLLRHSARYAAKFGLFTTNSTMAKPTISKGKKGPSKHSRASRREEPIDINTDKSLKSALPPPISTDHHRPAVLAAQLASSVSKPTRKTGRKAQLSSKARKRQERSMDMAEAVMERTITKIEKSKGHAKVINTRRKPWEEINNDVFGEGEKAKKLTKKQLEKQREDEIVRKFFDEGAAEKDEDGNVEMEGAASEGEGEGEGEGVPTPVQVMEEVEEVL, encoded by the exons ATGGACGAACACCCCAGCCGGCGGTGGGGCCAGTGTCAGCCCTTCTATCATTCCGGCTGTTTTGTGACGGTTATTGTTTTCGTCTGGCTTGATCGGGATGCCTCGAGGGTGTGTTTGTTGACGATTCGGAAGACATTGAGTTCACTTTGTCCCTATTTGCTGCAAAGCGACCAGTTTCCCAACGCACTGCAGGCAGCAAAAGTCAAAACATTGAAGCTCTCCAGCCCCATTTTCTGGGGAGCAGGGATGCTGGCAAACGCCAAATGCTGCATCCCTGCAAAGTCaagcacaacaaccccacccaAAAAACCAGGCTTGGCAAGAAAATACACATCGATAAGGAATTTCCGCCCGCCGATAAACAccaaacaccatcatcaccaaacccTCAGACCTCAACCTTTGCTGCGCCATTCTGCTCGATACGCTGCAAAGTTCGGTCTGTTTACAACAAACTCCACAATGGCCAAACCAACAATTTCCAAGGGCAAAAAAG gCCCATCAAAACACTCCCGCGCCTCCCGCCGCGAAGAGCCCATAGACATCAACACGGACAAATCCCTCAAATccgccctcccaccccccatctccaccgaccaccaccgccccgccgtcctcgccgcccagctcgcctcctccgtctccaaACCCACCCGCAAAACCGGCCGCAAAGCCCAGCTTAGCTCCAAAGCCCGGAAGCGCCAGGAAAGAAGCATGGATATGGCCGAGGCCGTCATGGAGcgcaccatcaccaagatcGAAAAGAGCAAGGGCCACGCCAAGGTGATCAACACGAGGAGGAAACCATGGGAAGAAATCAACAACGACGTCTTTGGCGAGGGCGAAAAGGCGAAGAAGCTGACCAAGAAGCAGCTGGAGaagcagagggaggatgagatTGTGAGGAAATTCTTTGACGAAGGGGCGGCAgagaaggatgaggatgggaatgtggagatggagggtgCGGCgagtgagggtgagggtgagggtgagggtgagggggtgcCAACGCCGGTGCAGGttatggaggaggtggaggaggttttgtaG